One Paenibacillus sp. FSL W8-0186 genomic window carries:
- a CDS encoding ABC transporter permease subunit: protein MSEKRSFLKELNKNRTLFLMIAPTLLFFIIFSYIPMIGVYYAFTNFDFEGGLFGSEFVGFKNFEFLYKSGILWNLTKNTVLYNLAFLIIGNIMQIISAIFLAQLASKWFKKTAQSLMFLPYFLSWVLVGAFVFNMFSDLGVVNTLLKQIGLQPYDFYLNAAPWKYIIVFFNVWKGIGYGTIIYLAAIMGISDELYEAAKIDGANIFQQIRSITLPLLKPTFILLILFSLGGILKGQFDLFYQIIGNNGLLYDATDIIDTYVFRSLTVNFDIGMGTAAGLYQSFFGFVLIMTVNYIIKKTREEYALF from the coding sequence ATGTCAGAAAAACGCAGCTTTCTTAAAGAGTTAAACAAAAATAGGACGTTGTTTCTGATGATTGCTCCTACGCTGCTGTTTTTTATTATCTTCAGCTATATTCCGATGATCGGCGTGTATTACGCGTTCACGAACTTTGACTTTGAGGGCGGATTGTTCGGAAGTGAATTCGTCGGCTTCAAAAACTTCGAGTTTCTGTATAAGTCAGGCATCCTCTGGAATCTGACGAAGAATACGGTGCTTTACAACCTGGCGTTCCTGATCATCGGCAATATCATGCAGATCATCAGCGCGATTTTCCTGGCTCAGCTAGCCAGCAAATGGTTCAAGAAGACGGCGCAGTCATTGATGTTCCTGCCGTACTTCCTGTCCTGGGTACTAGTTGGGGCGTTCGTGTTCAACATGTTCTCCGACCTGGGGGTCGTAAATACGCTGCTCAAACAGATCGGCCTGCAGCCGTATGATTTCTATCTGAATGCAGCGCCGTGGAAGTACATTATTGTCTTTTTTAACGTATGGAAAGGCATCGGGTACGGAACGATCATATATTTGGCGGCCATCATGGGCATCAGCGATGAGCTGTACGAAGCGGCCAAGATCGACGGGGCGAATATTTTTCAGCAAATCAGAAGCATCACGCTGCCGCTGCTTAAGCCGACGTTCATCCTGCTGATTTTGTTCAGCCTGGGCGGCATTCTAAAGGGCCAATTCGACTTGTTCTATCAAATTATCGGCAACAACGGCTTACTGTACGATGCGACGGATATCATTGATACGTATGTGTTCCGGTCACTCACAGTCAATTTCGATATTGGTATGGGAACGGCTGCTGGATTGTACCAATCCTTCTTTGGCTTCGTTCTGATCATGACGGTCAACTACATCATCAAGAAAACCCGCGAGGAGTACGCATTGTTCTAA